One window of Elusimicrobiota bacterium genomic DNA carries:
- the aroB gene encoding 3-dehydroquinate synthase, producing the protein MKKIIVNLGERKYPIIIGESIKKAGIFLKKLNISGKIFVITNTVVKKLYFDTLEKSLKTSGFSVYSIAIPDGESYKNIETLKELYFNAVKSRIDRSCAVIAFGGGVVGDIAGFFSATYMRGIPYIQIPTTLLAMVDSSVGGKTGVDLKEGKNLIGAFYQPKAVIIDVSLLNTLPEKQIKNGLSEVVKYGIISDKKLFEHLEKKVSGKNKIDSNDWKNIIYNCCKIKAGVVEKDEFENKGLREILNFGHSFGHAIETLTNYDKYLHGEAISIGMNMASRLAVKKRIFSFENQQKVESLLKKIGLPVSLKEKLRPETMIFMMLRDKKTRNGKLRFV; encoded by the coding sequence ATGAAAAAAATAATTGTTAATTTGGGTGAACGCAAATATCCCATAATTATCGGCGAAAGCATAAAAAAGGCCGGAATATTTCTTAAAAAGCTGAATATTTCAGGCAAAATATTTGTAATTACGAACACTGTAGTTAAGAAGCTGTATTTTGATACCCTTGAAAAGAGCTTGAAAACTTCAGGTTTCAGTGTTTATTCAATAGCCATACCTGACGGTGAAAGTTATAAAAATATTGAAACCTTAAAAGAGCTCTATTTTAATGCGGTAAAATCCAGGATTGACAGATCTTGTGCTGTAATTGCTTTTGGAGGCGGGGTTGTCGGAGATATTGCGGGATTTTTTTCCGCGACTTATATGCGCGGCATCCCTTACATACAAATACCGACAACGCTTCTTGCTATGGTGGACTCATCCGTCGGCGGAAAAACTGGCGTTGATCTTAAAGAAGGGAAAAATTTAATCGGAGCATTTTACCAGCCGAAAGCGGTAATAATAGACGTTTCATTACTAAATACTTTACCGGAAAAACAGATAAAAAACGGCCTTTCGGAAGTTGTAAAGTACGGAATTATTTCTGATAAGAAACTTTTCGAGCATCTTGAAAAAAAAGTTTCCGGCAAAAATAAAATAGACTCAAACGATTGGAAAAATATAATTTATAATTGCTGTAAGATTAAAGCCGGAGTAGTTGAAAAAGACGAATTTGAAAATAAGGGGCTAAGAGAAATTTTAAATTTCGGCCATTCTTTCGGGCATGCAATAGAAACTCTGACAAATTATGACAAATATCTTCACGGCGAAGCAATTTCAATCGGCATGAATATGGCTTCAAGACTAGCTGTAAAAAAAAGGATTTTTAGCTTTGAAAACCAGCAGAAAGTTGAATCTCTGCTTAAGAAAATCGGTCTTCCGGTTTCGCTTAAAGAGAAATTGCGCCCGGAAACTATGATTTTTATGATGCTGCGCGACAAAAAAACAAGAAACGGCAAACTCCGTTTTGTTT
- a CDS encoding DUF116 domain-containing protein gives MKLCVINKKTNQEKNKILTEKKNLDMEKLFSAIPYEERIAFVPHCLRNSEKCKAKERGSYFICMECGACKISKISKKAKELGYKGIFILKGGRTIEKLVKEFKPKAVLGVACYFEGAQGIELLDNNGGKDKIAVQFVPLTKDGCTDTDVNLDVVLKALSK, from the coding sequence ATGAAACTTTGCGTAATTAACAAAAAAACCAACCAGGAAAAAAATAAAATACTTACGGAAAAGAAAAACCTGGACATGGAAAAGCTTTTTTCCGCCATTCCTTATGAAGAAAGGATTGCTTTTGTTCCTCACTGCTTAAGAAACAGCGAAAAATGCAAGGCCAAAGAGCGCGGCTCTTATTTTATTTGTATGGAATGCGGGGCCTGCAAAATTAGCAAAATCAGCAAAAAAGCTAAGGAATTGGGCTACAAAGGAATATTTATACTTAAAGGCGGGAGAACAATAGAAAAGCTGGTTAAGGAATTTAAGCCGAAAGCGGTTTTAGGCGTTGCTTGCTACTTTGAAGGGGCTCAAGGAATTGAGCTTCTTGATAATAATGGAGGAAAAGATAAAATAGCAGTTCAGTTTGTTCCTCTCACCAAAGACGGGTGCACAGATACTGATGTTAACTTGGATGTAGTCTTGAAGGCACTCAGCAAATAA
- a CDS encoding sodium-translocating pyrophosphatase: MSLFCRTKKVLFSLVAIFAATFLTSNLFASEASLILPDLRSVNFLGVNGHTLLTFGLLLCLCGLLFGFLQYLHVKKLPVHKAMKEISELIYETCKTYLIAQGKFLMMLELFLAIIIVVYFGVLRHFETGKIAIIVLASIIGILGSYSVAWFGMRINTFANSRTAFASLKGLPYPTSEIPLRAGISIGMLLISIELFVMLVILLFIDPSYSGPCFIGFAIGESLGASVLRIAGGIFTKIADIGSDLMKIVFGIKEDDARNPGVIADCTGDNAGDSVGPTADGFETYGVTGVALISFIVLAVKDPIIQVKLLVWIFIMRLAMLIASSFSYGVNSLFSEIKYAKATKMNFEHPLTSLVWITSLVSIAITYFISYFIIGNIGDGTLWWKLAAIISCGTIAGALIPEIVKIFTSTESAFVKNVLNSTRHGGASLNILSGFVAGNYSAYWMGFAIIFLMSVAYIFSKMGLSQLMIAEPVFAFGLVAFGFLGMGPVTIAVDSYGPVTDNAQSIYELSLIENIPNIKQEIKKDFGFDPDFSKAKITLETNDGAGNTFKATAKPVLIGTAVVGATTMIFSIIVLLTKGLAQNLDKLSILHAPFFLGLLSGGAVIYWFTGASTHAVTSGAYRAVEFIKANIKLEGSIKASIEDSKKVVEICTRYAQKGMFNIFLVIFFTTLAFACLQPFFFIGYLISIAIFGLYQAIFMANAGAVWDNAKKVVEVDLKEKGTDLHKATVIGDTVGDPFKDTSSVSLNPIIKFTTLFGLLALELAIELPTILSRMAAAIFFIIAVTYVVRSFTSIRIEK; encoded by the coding sequence ATGAGTTTATTTTGTCGTACGAAAAAAGTTTTATTTTCTTTGGTTGCAATCTTTGCTGCAACTTTCCTTACATCAAATCTGTTTGCTAGCGAAGCATCATTGATATTGCCGGATTTGCGTTCCGTCAATTTTTTGGGTGTTAACGGGCATACCCTTTTAACATTTGGTTTGTTGCTGTGTTTATGCGGCCTTTTATTTGGGTTCCTGCAGTATCTCCATGTAAAAAAACTGCCGGTCCACAAAGCAATGAAGGAAATTTCTGAGCTTATATATGAAACATGTAAAACATACCTTATAGCACAGGGAAAATTTCTTATGATGCTTGAATTGTTTCTTGCAATAATAATCGTGGTTTACTTCGGCGTCCTAAGACATTTTGAAACGGGAAAAATTGCAATAATAGTTTTAGCCAGCATAATCGGTATTCTAGGAAGTTATTCGGTTGCGTGGTTTGGCATGAGAATCAATACTTTCGCTAATTCGCGTACCGCTTTTGCTTCCTTAAAAGGCCTTCCTTACCCTACGAGCGAAATTCCTCTTCGTGCAGGAATAAGCATCGGGATGCTTTTAATAAGCATTGAGCTTTTTGTGATGCTTGTGATCTTGCTTTTCATTGATCCATCTTATTCAGGCCCGTGTTTCATCGGATTTGCCATAGGCGAATCTTTGGGTGCTTCGGTGCTTCGTATAGCCGGAGGCATATTTACGAAAATCGCTGACATAGGTTCTGACCTTATGAAAATAGTTTTCGGTATCAAAGAAGACGATGCGAGAAACCCCGGTGTTATTGCGGACTGCACGGGAGACAATGCCGGCGACTCGGTAGGGCCTACGGCGGACGGTTTTGAAACTTACGGCGTTACAGGTGTTGCTCTTATTTCTTTTATAGTGCTTGCCGTGAAAGACCCTATAATTCAAGTGAAACTTCTTGTTTGGATATTCATAATGCGTCTTGCCATGCTGATTGCAAGCAGTTTTTCATACGGTGTAAATTCGTTATTTTCCGAAATTAAATATGCAAAAGCTACAAAGATGAACTTTGAGCATCCATTGACCTCATTGGTGTGGATTACATCCCTTGTTTCTATAGCGATAACATATTTTATTTCATATTTCATAATCGGCAATATAGGAGACGGTACTCTTTGGTGGAAGCTTGCAGCAATCATATCCTGCGGAACGATTGCCGGCGCCCTAATCCCTGAAATAGTAAAAATATTTACTTCAACCGAGAGTGCGTTTGTTAAGAATGTTCTTAACTCAACAAGGCATGGCGGCGCGTCTTTGAATATTTTGTCGGGTTTTGTTGCGGGTAATTACAGCGCATACTGGATGGGTTTTGCGATAATTTTTTTAATGTCAGTCGCATATATTTTTAGTAAAATGGGACTTAGCCAGCTGATGATAGCAGAACCCGTTTTTGCATTCGGCCTTGTAGCGTTCGGGTTTCTTGGAATGGGGCCTGTCACAATTGCGGTTGATTCATACGGGCCAGTTACAGACAACGCCCAGTCAATATATGAGCTTTCGCTGATTGAAAATATACCGAATATAAAACAAGAAATAAAAAAAGATTTCGGTTTTGATCCCGATTTTTCTAAAGCAAAAATTACTCTTGAAACAAATGACGGGGCAGGAAACACTTTCAAGGCAACTGCAAAACCAGTTTTGATCGGAACGGCGGTAGTCGGCGCAACCACAATGATATTTTCAATTATTGTCTTGCTGACCAAAGGGCTGGCCCAGAATTTGGATAAACTTTCCATACTTCATGCGCCGTTTTTCCTTGGGCTTCTCTCCGGCGGAGCCGTAATTTACTGGTTTACCGGAGCATCAACCCACGCTGTTACAAGCGGGGCTTACAGGGCTGTTGAATTTATTAAAGCAAATATTAAGCTTGAGGGTTCAATCAAAGCGTCAATTGAGGACAGTAAAAAGGTCGTTGAAATCTGTACGAGATATGCCCAGAAAGGAATGTTCAATATATTTTTAGTGATATTTTTTACTACACTTGCTTTTGCATGCTTGCAGCCGTTCTTTTTTATCGGATACCTTATTTCAATTGCTATTTTTGGCCTTTACCAGGCGATATTTATGGCAAATGCAGGCGCGGTATGGGATAATGCCAAAAAGGTTGTTGAGGTTGATTTGAAAGAAAAAGGGACGGATCTTCATAAAGCAACCGTGATAGGCGATACCGTAGGGGATCCTTTTAAAGACACTTCATCAGTTTCGTTGAATCCTATTATAAAATTTACGACTTTGTTCGGCCTCCTGGCTCTAGAGCTGGCAATAGAACTTCCAACGATATTAAGCAGAATGGCCGCTGCGATATTTTTCATAATTGCAGTCACATATGTTGTCCGTTCATTTACTTCAATAAGAATAGAGAAATAA
- a CDS encoding M48 family metallopeptidase, whose amino-acid sequence MEFKINLYLVIILTILIGGYLLDVLVEYLNIRNLKTGLPEEFKGVYDPQRYETSQKYLKENTIFGIFQDTFFLLIIIFFIFSASFDIVDKFARSYGLGSILTGLIFAFTLLLGFQLLKIPFSAYHTFIIEEKYGFNKTTIKTFITDILKGWILGGFIGGIVFAGIIWFFAVFGKFAWFYFWISFSIFELFLTFIAPVLIMPLFNKFIPLEDGDLKRSVEDYAQKENFKIKGLFKMDGSRRSTKSNAFFTGFGKFRRIVLFDTLIQKHTTDELVSVLAHEMGHYKKKHILKSIILSFLESALMFFILSLFINNTGLAKAFKMEYVSIYSSIIFFGFIYSPLNLILSIFGNWFSRKNEYEADRYAAETYKKPDAMINALKKLTVDNLGNLTPHPVKVFMEYTHPPILKRISASRQLNLTP is encoded by the coding sequence ATGGAGTTCAAAATAAATTTATATTTAGTCATTATATTAACTATTCTGATTGGCGGATATCTGCTGGATGTCCTGGTTGAATACCTAAATATTAGGAACCTTAAAACAGGACTTCCCGAAGAATTCAAAGGTGTTTACGATCCTCAAAGATACGAAACTTCCCAGAAATACCTAAAAGAAAACACAATTTTTGGAATATTCCAGGATACTTTTTTTCTTTTGATAATTATTTTTTTTATTTTTTCGGCCAGTTTTGATATTGTAGATAAATTTGCGCGGAGTTACGGGCTTGGCAGTATTTTGACCGGACTTATTTTTGCTTTTACGCTTTTGTTGGGGTTCCAGCTGCTTAAAATACCTTTTTCGGCTTACCACACTTTTATAATAGAAGAAAAATACGGTTTCAATAAAACCACGATAAAAACATTCATAACAGATATTTTAAAAGGCTGGATTTTAGGCGGTTTTATTGGAGGCATTGTTTTTGCCGGTATTATATGGTTTTTTGCGGTTTTCGGGAAGTTTGCATGGTTTTATTTTTGGATTTCATTTTCAATATTTGAGCTTTTTCTGACATTTATCGCCCCAGTGTTAATCATGCCGTTATTTAATAAATTTATTCCGTTGGAAGACGGGGATTTGAAAAGATCGGTTGAAGATTATGCTCAAAAAGAAAATTTTAAAATAAAGGGATTGTTTAAAATGGACGGTTCCCGCCGATCGACAAAATCAAACGCGTTTTTTACAGGATTCGGAAAATTCAGGCGGATAGTACTGTTTGACACGCTTATACAAAAACATACTACGGATGAGCTTGTTTCGGTTTTAGCTCATGAAATGGGACATTATAAAAAGAAACATATTTTAAAATCTATAATTTTATCCTTTCTGGAAAGCGCTCTGATGTTTTTTATTCTTTCTTTGTTTATCAACAATACAGGTTTGGCAAAAGCTTTTAAAATGGAATATGTTTCAATTTATTCAAGCATAATTTTCTTCGGTTTTATTTACTCGCCTTTAAATCTTATTCTTTCAATTTTCGGAAACTGGTTTTCAAGAAAAAATGAATATGAAGCGGATAGATACGCGGCGGAAACCTATAAAAAACCTGATGCAATGATTAACGCGCTTAAAAAGCTTACCGTTGACAATCTCGGTAACCTTACCCCTCATCCCGTAAAAGTTTTTATGGAATATACCCATCCGCCGATACTTAAGCGGATCAGCGCAAGTCGGCAGCTCAATTTGACACCCTGA
- a CDS encoding PilZ domain-containing protein, with protein MENSCEYKERRNFARHPLDIPIEIQMDEVAASEHEYLIDISAGGLCFKSKIGLKKGKIIHIKIPLIKPIFEAEGEVMWSKKRNDHYDVGIRFVQDIDAFRIRMVEQVCHIQQYKDDVKEKEGRALNGTQAAIEWIRKYAAKFPKESEMKNK; from the coding sequence ATGGAAAACAGCTGCGAATACAAAGAAAGAAGAAACTTCGCGAGGCATCCTCTAGATATTCCTATTGAAATTCAAATGGATGAGGTAGCGGCTTCCGAGCATGAATATCTTATTGATATAAGCGCGGGAGGGTTATGTTTTAAATCAAAAATTGGATTAAAAAAGGGCAAAATAATCCATATAAAAATACCGCTTATTAAACCTATTTTTGAGGCAGAAGGCGAGGTAATGTGGTCAAAAAAAAGAAATGACCATTATGATGTAGGTATAAGATTTGTTCAGGATATAGATGCGTTTAGAATTAGAATGGTTGAGCAGGTATGCCATATACAGCAGTATAAGGACGATGTTAAAGAAAAGGAAGGGAGAGCGCTTAACGGTACGCAGGCTGCGATTGAATGGATAAGAAAATATGCCGCAAAGTTTCCGAAAGAAAGCGAAATGAAAAACAAATGA
- a CDS encoding YhcH/YjgK/YiaL family protein: protein MIVDKISNSNRYVKIHPGFKDAFEFLKKENLSFIPDGRHQIAGNIVYVTIARQKGKGKKESKLEKHSEYIDIHFVLEGTDEIGWRSFDECKKIIEMPEPGKDVESFSDEPDFYFKLRPGDFAIFFPEDCHAPLSHENSLRKGVIKVAV from the coding sequence ATGATTGTTGATAAAATTTCAAATTCTAACCGTTATGTAAAAATTCATCCCGGATTCAAAGATGCCTTTGAGTTTTTAAAAAAGGAGAATCTTTCTTTTATACCTGACGGCCGGCATCAGATTGCCGGAAATATTGTTTATGTAACAATTGCAAGACAAAAAGGGAAAGGAAAAAAGGAATCAAAACTTGAAAAACACAGCGAGTATATAGACATACATTTTGTTTTAGAAGGAACTGACGAAATCGGCTGGCGATCGTTTGACGAATGCAAAAAAATCATTGAAATGCCCGAGCCGGGCAAGGACGTGGAATCTTTTTCTGATGAGCCTGACTTTTATTTTAAGCTGAGGCCGGGCGACTTTGCCATATTTTTTCCGGAAGACTGTCACGCCCCTCTTTCGCATGAAAACAGTTTGAGAAAAGGCGTTATCAAGGTAGCCGTCTAA
- a CDS encoding DedA family protein, with protein MVTKILTILSLFIISTINRMGYIGIVLLMAIESACIPLPSEVIMPFSGYLVSQGAFNLWIVALMGAIGCVLGSIVAYYAGMWGGRVWIEKYGKYVLISHHDLDMADRWFEKHGDITVFFARLLPVIRTFIAFPAGVARMKMFPFIVYTFVGSYIWCLVLAWIGKRLGEHWDYLKVYFHKFDLVIGIVIVAGIVWYIKRHINSFKKNSGPKK; from the coding sequence GTGGTAACGAAAATTCTAACAATTCTTTCACTTTTTATTATTTCAACAATAAATAGAATGGGATACATCGGAATTGTTTTGCTTATGGCTATAGAAAGCGCCTGCATACCTCTGCCTTCGGAAGTAATTATGCCTTTTTCGGGTTATCTGGTTTCACAAGGAGCATTCAATTTATGGATAGTAGCGCTTATGGGCGCAATTGGCTGTGTTTTAGGATCCATAGTAGCCTATTATGCGGGTATGTGGGGCGGGAGAGTTTGGATTGAAAAGTACGGGAAATATGTCTTAATCTCGCATCACGATCTTGATATGGCTGACCGCTGGTTTGAAAAGCACGGCGATATAACCGTTTTTTTTGCGAGGCTTCTTCCGGTGATAAGAACATTTATTGCTTTTCCTGCAGGTGTAGCCAGAATGAAAATGTTTCCTTTTATAGTTTATACTTTTGTAGGTTCATATATATGGTGTTTGGTTTTGGCATGGATTGGAAAACGTTTAGGAGAACACTGGGACTACTTAAAAGTATATTTCCATAAATTTGATTTAGTTATAGGAATAGTCATAGTTGCAGGTATAGTTTGGTATATTAAACGGCATATTAACTCGTTCAAAAAAAATAGCGGTCCCAAAAAATAG
- a CDS encoding glucose-6-phosphate isomerase encodes MPQTVKINYSNCLNPFIGETGIDIKDIEALQPSINKAYESIQNQKKQGKLGFMELPYKTDLAKKIKTAAKLVSSKFENFVVIGIGGSALGNIALQQALRHPYWNLLDKKSRKGGLKLFVPDNVDPDLISGLCDVLDVKKTIFNVISKAGSTAECLANYFILKKILKNKVGKKYNQHLIITTDPVKGYLRETVIKENLLSFEVPPNVGGRFSVLSPVGLVSAAFSGIDIEKLLLGAKIMDEKCSTPEIMRNPAALYALIQYLFYWKGRPMSVMMPYSNALYGIADWYRQLWAESLGKKTNRKNNKVFVGPTPIKALGATDQHSQVQLYIEGPQDKIITFLSVEKFNKKVLIPSFDKHYLGGRTLNELLKAEEEATRLALTQEGRPNITLSLPDISPETVGQTLYLLELATAFAGELFDINAFDQPGVELGKQLTYALMGRSGYEEKKKEIELNLSNSKNSNYIV; translated from the coding sequence ATGCCGCAAACTGTCAAAATTAATTATTCAAATTGCCTAAACCCTTTTATCGGAGAAACAGGAATTGACATTAAAGATATTGAAGCGCTTCAACCGTCAATTAATAAAGCTTACGAATCCATACAAAACCAGAAAAAGCAGGGAAAACTGGGTTTTATGGAGCTTCCTTACAAAACAGATCTCGCTAAAAAGATAAAAACGGCGGCAAAATTAGTGTCTTCAAAATTTGAAAACTTTGTAGTTATCGGTATCGGCGGTTCCGCTTTAGGAAACATCGCTCTTCAGCAGGCGCTCAGGCACCCTTACTGGAATCTTTTAGATAAGAAAAGCCGTAAAGGAGGCTTGAAACTTTTTGTCCCGGACAATGTTGATCCGGACCTTATATCAGGTTTATGCGACGTTTTAGACGTTAAAAAAACCATTTTTAACGTTATATCTAAAGCGGGTTCAACTGCTGAATGCCTTGCAAACTATTTTATTTTAAAGAAAATTCTTAAAAATAAAGTCGGAAAAAAATATAACCAACACTTAATAATTACAACCGACCCTGTAAAAGGCTATCTCAGAGAAACGGTAATAAAAGAAAACCTTTTAAGCTTTGAGGTCCCGCCAAACGTGGGCGGAAGATTTTCAGTGTTGTCGCCCGTCGGCCTAGTTTCTGCCGCTTTTTCAGGAATTGATATTGAAAAGCTTCTTTTGGGTGCAAAAATTATGGACGAAAAGTGCTCAACCCCGGAAATAATGAGAAATCCCGCGGCTCTTTACGCGCTCATTCAATACCTTTTTTATTGGAAAGGCAGGCCGATGTCGGTTATGATGCCTTATTCAAACGCGTTATACGGAATTGCCGACTGGTACCGCCAGCTTTGGGCTGAAAGTCTCGGCAAAAAAACTAACAGAAAAAACAATAAGGTGTTTGTCGGGCCTACGCCCATAAAGGCTTTGGGCGCAACTGACCAGCATTCACAGGTTCAGCTTTATATTGAAGGCCCTCAGGACAAAATTATTACATTTCTTTCAGTAGAAAAGTTCAATAAAAAAGTTTTAATCCCCTCTTTTGATAAACATTACTTGGGAGGAAGAACTTTAAACGAACTTTTGAAAGCTGAAGAAGAAGCCACAAGGCTCGCCCTGACTCAGGAAGGAAGGCCAAACATTACATTGTCGTTACCGGACATTTCTCCTGAAACTGTCGGGCAAACGCTATACCTTTTGGAACTTGCTACCGCATTTGCCGGAGAGCTTTTTGACATAAACGCGTTTGACCAGCCCGGAGTAGAGCTGGGCAAACAGCTTACCTATGCATTGATGGGCAGATCGGGCTATGAAGAAAAGAAAAAAGAAATTGAACTTAATCTTTCAAATTCAAAAAACTCAAATTATATTGTTTAG
- the proB gene encoding glutamate 5-kinase, with the protein MRIVVKIGTNTLTKKNGELDNEQITSFAKDTAKLVKVGHQVLIVTSGAIGAGMGKLGFKNRPSSLQEKQALAAVGQPLLMDIYQDAFSKLGLTIAQVLLTRHDFDDRKKYINARNTLNSLLKLGVIPIINENDTVAVEEINFGDNDTLSALVASGVSADWLFILTDVEGLYKGVPGKSELIHTVDAITPEIEKYASGVSGSGKGVGGMKTKISAANIATKTGVKTVIANGTEEMIIQKILDGEKRGTIFLPSKKLEARKHWIAFGPKCKGKIIIDEGAAKALLKGGKSLLPSGVIGTEGTFSAGDTVSIIGHDKKEVARGMVNYSKDFIEKIKGKKSAEIQKMFSEAIFDEVIHRDNLVILD; encoded by the coding sequence ATGCGTATTGTCGTTAAAATCGGAACCAACACTTTAACAAAAAAGAACGGCGAGCTTGATAACGAGCAAATTACATCTTTTGCAAAAGACACCGCAAAACTTGTTAAAGTTGGCCACCAAGTCTTGATTGTTACCTCCGGCGCTATCGGCGCAGGCATGGGAAAGCTGGGCTTTAAAAACAGGCCTTCTTCGCTGCAGGAAAAACAAGCGCTTGCCGCCGTCGGCCAGCCTCTTTTGATGGACATATACCAGGACGCGTTTTCAAAGCTGGGCTTAACTATCGCTCAGGTTCTTTTAACTCGTCACGATTTTGATGACCGCAAAAAATATATTAATGCGAGAAACACTCTTAACTCGCTGCTGAAATTAGGCGTTATCCCCATTATTAATGAAAATGACACCGTCGCAGTAGAAGAAATTAATTTCGGCGATAATGACACTTTGTCCGCTCTGGTTGCTTCCGGAGTTTCTGCGGACTGGCTTTTTATTCTTACTGATGTTGAAGGCCTTTATAAAGGAGTTCCCGGAAAAAGCGAGCTTATTCATACGGTTGATGCGATTACTCCCGAAATAGAAAAATATGCTTCGGGCGTTTCGGGAAGCGGCAAGGGTGTCGGCGGAATGAAAACAAAAATTTCTGCGGCAAATATTGCCACCAAAACCGGCGTTAAAACCGTTATAGCTAACGGTACCGAAGAAATGATAATTCAAAAAATATTGGACGGAGAAAAACGCGGAACTATTTTTTTGCCTTCAAAAAAGCTTGAAGCACGCAAACACTGGATTGCTTTTGGCCCCAAATGCAAAGGAAAAATAATTATTGATGAAGGAGCGGCCAAAGCGCTGTTAAAAGGAGGAAAAAGCCTTCTTCCTTCCGGTGTTATTGGTACGGAAGGAACGTTTAGCGCGGGCGACACCGTAAGCATTATCGGACACGATAAAAAAGAAGTTGCCAGAGGTATGGTCAACTATTCAAAGGACTTCATAGAAAAGATAAAAGGCAAAAAATCCGCAGAAATACAAAAAATGTTTTCTGAGGCAATTTTTGATGAAGTTATTCATAGAGATAACCTGGTAATCCTTGACTAA